One Elephas maximus indicus isolate mEleMax1 chromosome X, mEleMax1 primary haplotype, whole genome shotgun sequence DNA segment encodes these proteins:
- the LOC126068702 gene encoding LOW QUALITY PROTEIN: nuclear RNA export factor 1-like (The sequence of the model RefSeq protein was modified relative to this genomic sequence to represent the inferred CDS: inserted 1 base in 1 codon), with protein sequence MSDSSNSRADVMTHDIEMGPNLRNCMAESLQIHEENAPKLLSFNSSNNTSYKLVGLPNTMQKAPNLKSLNLSKNEVKSEGELDKVEALEPEEMCADRNPLCTTFPDKSTNISSILELFPKLLHLDNHEVPLPIVFGIEASKKLPVCRGSIFGSETLKNLILRFLQQYYWVYDYGDRLGLLDAYHDEACFSLTLPFNPEDLIPSCLDKYSKGSRNIKKLKDPVLRVQLLKHTKHDIVDSLSVLPRTEHDISSLVVDMCVQTEKMLCFSVSGAFKEVEGMCQAHVRAFTRIFIATPSSNFSLCIVNDQLCVRDSSPIETQGAFFTPVPTPXSSSLPTLSQQQQEMVAAFTAQSGMNLEWAQKCLAQDKNWDYTRASQIFTLSTVRSGNSGQ encoded by the exons ATGAGTGACAGCAGTAATTCTAGGGCAG ACGTGATGACCCATGATATTGAAATGGGGCCAAATCTTAGGAACTGCATGGCTGAATCCCTGCAGATCCATGAAGAGAATGCGCCCAAG CTTTTGTCCTTCAACTCGAGCAACAACACATCCTACAAGCTGGTTGGCCTGCCCAACACCATGCAGAAGGCCCCCAACCTCAAGAGCCTGAACCTCTCCAAAAATGAG GTTAAGTCTGAAGGGGAGTTGGACAAGGTGGAAGCGCTGGAGCCAGAAGAGATGTGTGCAGACAGAAACCCTCTGTGCACCACCTTCCCAGATAAGTCCACCAACATAAG CTCCATCCTGGAATTGTTCCCCAAGTTATTACACCTG gACAACCACGAGGTACCCCTACCCATTGTCTTTGGCATTGAAGCATCCAAGAAGTTACCAGTCTGCAGG gGAAGCATCTTCGGATCTGAGACCCTGAAGAATCTAATCTTACGATTCCTGCAGCA GTATTACTGGGTCTATGACTATGGGGACAGGCTGGGTCTCCTGGATGCTTACCATGACGAGGCCTGCTTCTCGCTGACCCTTCCCTTCAACCCTGAGGACCTGATTCC AAGCTGCTTGGACAAATACTCTAAGGGGAGCAGGAATATAAAGAAGCTCAAGGACCCCG TCCTGCGGGTTCAGTTGCTGAAACACACAAAACATGACATTGTTGACTCCCTCAGTGTATTGCCCAGAACCGAGCATGACATCAGCTCCTTGGTGGTGGACATGTGTGTCCAGACG GAAAAGATGCTCTGCTTTTCTGTCAGCGGTGCCTTCAAGGAGG TGGAAGGAATGTGTCAGGCTCATGTTCGTGCCTTCACCCGGATCTTCATTGCTACTCCTTCCAGCAACTTCAG CCTATGCATCGTGAATGACCAACTGTGTGTGAGGGACAGCAGCCCCATAGAGACCCAGGGTGCCTTCTTCACCCCAGTGCCCACAC CCTCCAGCTCTCTACCCACCCTCTCCCAGCAGCAGCAGGAAATGGTGGCAGCGTTCACTGCCCAGTCTGGGATGAACCTTGAGTGGGCTCAGAA ATGCCTGGCACAAGA